From one Bacillus sp. FJAT-42376 genomic stretch:
- a CDS encoding VanZ family protein: protein MKKFLYWALTIAPIAYMWLIWELSSIPGDPNAQDTFAAVFKDSLHFIEFGILFWLFAFALAVHGKWTAGTSIAVVAVCLAYGAIDEIHQMFTPFRTSTWYDLFKDAVGITVSYIIMRVTYFASRKSRMHRFFQRLEMLDRRNGM from the coding sequence ATGAAGAAATTCCTCTACTGGGCACTGACCATTGCGCCCATCGCTTATATGTGGCTTATATGGGAGCTGTCGAGTATTCCAGGCGATCCAAATGCTCAGGATACGTTTGCAGCGGTATTTAAGGATTCCCTCCATTTCATCGAGTTCGGCATCTTGTTCTGGCTGTTTGCCTTCGCTCTTGCGGTTCATGGAAAATGGACGGCCGGCACAAGCATAGCCGTGGTCGCGGTTTGTCTGGCCTATGGGGCGATTGATGAGATTCATCAGATGTTTACGCCGTTCCGGACATCTACCTGGTATGACCTGTTTAAGGATGCCGTCGGAATCACGGTTTCCTATATCATTATGAGGGTTACTTATTTTGCATCGCGTAAATCACGGATGCACCGCTTTTTTCAAAGGCTTGAAATGCTTGATCGGAGGAATGGAATGTGA
- a CDS encoding GNAT family N-acetyltransferase, with protein sequence MKLRVAQREDLNRIVDIYNTTIESRMVTADLTPVTYESREKWFDDHTGNYPLWVAEDEAGTITSWISFQPFYGREAYKHTAEVSIYIDPANRGAGLGKQLLQAALDQCAELDIQTLLGFVFGHNEPSIRLFERFGFERWGTLPNVANLEGTERDLVILGKRVG encoded by the coding sequence GTGAAACTTAGAGTGGCTCAGCGAGAAGACTTGAATCGAATTGTCGATATTTATAATACAACGATCGAATCCCGGATGGTTACGGCAGATCTAACGCCAGTTACCTATGAAAGCCGGGAAAAATGGTTTGACGACCATACCGGGAATTACCCGCTCTGGGTGGCAGAGGATGAGGCAGGCACAATCACGAGCTGGATCAGCTTCCAGCCTTTCTACGGGAGGGAAGCCTATAAGCATACGGCGGAGGTCAGCATTTATATAGACCCTGCAAACCGCGGAGCCGGTCTTGGAAAACAACTGCTGCAGGCCGCTCTTGATCAATGCGCTGAATTGGACATCCAAACCCTGCTCGGATTTGTGTTTGGCCATAATGAACCAAGCATCCGGCTTTTTGAACGGTTCGGATTTGAGCGGTGGGGCACTCTTCCGAATGTGGCGAACCTTGAAGGTACGGAGCGGGATTTGGTGATTTTGGGGAAAC
- a CDS encoding M23 family metallopeptidase, producing MREEEKNRTSQQSKVQQFFRKRWVFPAIYLVSAALILTSVLWYQASRDLNPVGEQPGKPQTEKGKEAAEVSKPVENIAAPALNKESVQVVKKFYDAKASKEEQEAALVSYNNTYSPNQGIDLAQKDGKEFDVTASLSGTVLRAVKDPILGYVVEIQHENNVTTVYQSLASVAVEEGDSVAQHAVIGKAGKNLLDEKNGVHVHFEIRKDGKALNPANLLEKPATAISDEAAASKETEAAPQQEKKDAKQEEAKESEASVPSKNA from the coding sequence ATGAGAGAGGAAGAAAAAAATCGTACTTCTCAACAATCAAAGGTTCAGCAGTTTTTTAGAAAACGCTGGGTATTTCCGGCAATCTATTTAGTCAGTGCAGCTTTGATTTTAACTAGTGTTCTATGGTACCAGGCATCCCGTGATTTGAATCCGGTAGGCGAGCAGCCAGGCAAGCCCCAGACAGAAAAGGGCAAAGAGGCAGCAGAAGTATCAAAGCCGGTGGAAAATATCGCAGCGCCTGCACTGAACAAAGAATCCGTCCAAGTCGTGAAAAAATTCTATGACGCCAAAGCATCCAAAGAAGAACAAGAAGCGGCACTCGTATCCTATAATAACACGTACAGTCCTAACCAAGGAATTGACCTTGCGCAAAAGGACGGTAAGGAATTCGACGTGACAGCTTCTCTCAGCGGAACTGTTTTGAGAGCCGTAAAAGATCCGATTCTCGGATACGTAGTTGAAATTCAGCATGAAAATAACGTAACAACTGTCTATCAATCTCTTGCATCAGTTGCAGTGGAAGAAGGCGACTCAGTCGCACAGCATGCAGTAATCGGTAAGGCCGGGAAAAATCTATTAGATGAAAAGAACGGCGTACACGTTCACTTTGAAATCCGTAAAGACGGAAAAGCATTAAACCCTGCAAACCTTCTTGAAAAGCCTGCTACTGCCATCTCGGATGAAGCAGCGGCCAGCAAAGAAACAGAAGCTGCACCGCAGCAGGAAAAGAAAGATGCGAAGCAAGAAGAGGCAAAAGAGTCTGAAGCTTCCGTTCCTTCTAAAAACGCTTAA
- a CDS encoding Gfo/Idh/MocA family oxidoreductase: MIRFGVIGTNWITEKFLDAAAQTGDLELAAVYSRTEERAAEFAEKHGAPHTYTNLEEFAASPEFEAVYIASPNSHHAEQAILLMNHGKHVLCEKPVASNAAEFKRMMEAAQENGVLLMEAMKTTLLPNFASIQSNLNKIGKIRRYVASYCQYSSRYDAYKEGNILNAFKPEFSNGSMMDIGIYCIAPMVALFGKPNSIQATAHLLESGVDGEGSILFQYDEHDAVVMFSKITDSYIPSEIQGEEGSIVIDKFSTMENVRIQYRSGETEDINVEQKENTMFDEAKEFARLIREGKTESSVNTFENSLITLEIMDLARRQIGLVYPADEVSN; encoded by the coding sequence ATGATACGTTTCGGAGTAATCGGAACCAACTGGATAACAGAAAAATTTCTGGACGCTGCCGCGCAAACCGGTGATCTGGAGCTTGCCGCTGTTTATTCCCGTACAGAAGAACGCGCAGCAGAATTTGCAGAAAAGCACGGTGCTCCGCATACATATACCAATCTTGAAGAATTTGCCGCAAGCCCTGAATTCGAAGCCGTTTACATCGCAAGCCCGAATTCCCATCATGCAGAGCAAGCCATTCTTCTCATGAATCATGGAAAGCATGTGCTATGCGAAAAACCCGTAGCCTCGAATGCAGCAGAATTTAAAAGAATGATGGAAGCGGCTCAGGAAAACGGAGTTCTGCTTATGGAAGCAATGAAAACAACGCTGCTTCCAAACTTCGCATCCATTCAAAGCAACCTGAACAAAATCGGAAAAATCCGCCGCTACGTAGCAAGCTACTGCCAATACTCATCCCGCTATGATGCGTATAAAGAAGGAAACATCCTGAACGCCTTTAAGCCTGAGTTCTCGAACGGCTCCATGATGGACATCGGCATTTACTGCATCGCGCCTATGGTCGCCCTGTTCGGCAAACCGAACTCCATCCAGGCGACTGCTCACCTTCTTGAATCCGGTGTGGACGGCGAAGGAAGCATCCTGTTCCAATATGATGAACACGACGCTGTCGTCATGTTCTCCAAGATTACAGACTCCTATATTCCGTCTGAAATTCAAGGGGAAGAGGGCAGCATCGTTATTGATAAATTCAGCACGATGGAAAACGTGCGCATCCAGTACCGCAGCGGGGAAACAGAAGACATCAATGTGGAACAAAAAGAGAACACCATGTTTGATGAAGCGAAAGAATTTGCCCGCTTAATCCGTGAAGGAAAAACGGAATCCAGTGTGAATACGTTTGAAAATTCCCTGATCACCCTGGAGATAATGGACCTGGCCCGCCGTCAGATTGGCCTTGTGTATCCGGCGGACGAAGTTTCAAACTAA